From the genome of Deltaproteobacteria bacterium:
CGCTCGCCGGCATGTCGGAGGCAGACGCAAAGCGGGCGGCCGCCAGTGTCATGAAGATCGAAACGGAGCTTGCCAAGGTGTCCAAGACGCGCGTCGAGATGCGCGACATTCCAAAGCTGTACAACAAGATCGATCGCAGCGGCCTCGCGAAGGTCGTCAAGAACATCGACTGGGACGCCTACTTCGCGGCCCAGGGCGTCCCCGAGCTGACCGACCTCGCCGTCACGTCGATCGAGTTCTTCGAGGGGCTAAACGGTCTGATCAAACGCGCAACCCCGCGCCAATGGAGCGACTACTTGCAGTGGGTGATCGTGCGCACCGCCGCGCCGACCCTACCCAAGGCGTTCGTCGACGAGCAATTCGCGATGCGGCAGGCGCTCACCGGCCAGAAGGAACAGCAGCCGCGGTGGAAACGGTGCGTGCGCGCGACCGACGCGGCGCTGCGCGAGTACACCGGGCGCAAGTACGTCGAGCAGCGGTTCAGTCCGCAATCCAAGCAGGCGGTGACGATGATGATCCGCGCCATCAGTGATGCGTTCGCCGCCGAATTGCCGGGCTACGACTGGATGGACGAGCAGACCCGAGCGGGGGCCGCCGCCAAGCGCGACAAGATGGCCTTCCTCATCGGCTACCCGGACGAGTGGAAGACCTACCCGTTTTCCCTCGACCCGAAGACCTACACGGAAAACTGGCTCGCCGCGAGTCGCTACGACAACCAGATGCAGTGGGAGAAGACGAAAAAGCCTGTCGACCGGCGCGAGTGGAACTGGAGCGCCGCGATGGTCAACGCGAGCTACCACCCGCTGCGCAACACGATGACGTTCCCCGCCGGCATCCTGCAGCCGCCGTTCTTCAACCCCGACGCCACGATCGCCGTCAACCTCGGCGCGCTCGGCATGGTGGTCGGCCACGAGTTGACGCACGGCTTCGACGACAACGGTGCCCTGTTCGACGCCGACGGCGCCATGCGCAACTGGTGGTCGGACGCGGTCGCGAAGAACTTCGACGACAAGAAGCAGTGCCTGGTCGACCAGTACAACGCATTCGAGGTGTTGCCCGGCGTACACATCAACGGCCAGCTCACCCTCGGCGAGAACATCGCCGACCTCGGCGGCGTGAAGCTCGCGTACCGCGCGTACAAGGCGCTTCGCAAGGATGCCGAGCCGGTCGTCGCCGGCGGCTTCACCGAAGATCAG
Proteins encoded in this window:
- a CDS encoding M13 family peptidase yields the protein MLNRTLLVTCLSALPASWSCGSATPPAAPASASAGANAAANADTPGETAPATGRSVALEDVGLSTAAMDPSADPCVDFYRYACGGWIDQTELPADQPRWSRSFSEIQKRNELLLKDVFERAAADPGDDPITAAIGAYYGACMDEAAIEQHGIAGIEPLLAKARAIKKWKQIGAVITELHRYGIYPAFSPDIDQDFKHPDKITPFLYQGGLGLPDRDYYLADQFAKQREFYAGHVARMMALAGMSEADAKRAAASVMKIETELAKVSKTRVEMRDIPKLYNKIDRSGLAKVVKNIDWDAYFAAQGVPELTDLAVTSIEFFEGLNGLIKRATPRQWSDYLQWVIVRTAAPTLPKAFVDEQFAMRQALTGQKEQQPRWKRCVRATDAALREYTGRKYVEQRFSPQSKQAVTMMIRAISDAFAAELPGYDWMDEQTRAGAAAKRDKMAFLIGYPDEWKTYPFSLDPKTYTENWLAASRYDNQMQWEKTKKPVDRREWNWSAAMVNASYHPLRNTMTFPAGILQPPFFNPDATIAVNLGALGMVVGHELTHGFDDNGALFDADGAMRNWWSDAVAKNFDDKKQCLVDQYNAFEVLPGVHINGQLTLGENIADLGGVKLAYRAYKALRKDAEPVVAGGFTEDQQFFLAVGQTWCSKSTDEIARMLVQIDPHSPPEFRVRGALSNLPEFAEAFDCKPGTPYHPDNVCEVW